From a region of the Megalops cyprinoides isolate fMegCyp1 chromosome 13, fMegCyp1.pri, whole genome shotgun sequence genome:
- the LOC118788426 gene encoding rho GTPase-activating protein 1-like produces MASELLVDLREDPAAEETPASPLDQLEDEQWLPDEMSLSKSETDIAKHLKEELHLSWDDPYYDIARHQIVEVAGDDNYGRKVIVFSACRMPPYHELDHHKLLMYLKHTLDQYVESDYTLIYFHHGLTSKNKPSLSWLRDAYREFDRKYKKNIKALYIVHPTMFIRTLLILFKPLISFKFGRKINYINYLSELEDIVKCDQLVIPTRVRAYDEKIKASLKVSTQVPASPPPLLPHQQFGVPLSLLKERDPAKEAVPLVMRETISYLTEQGLQTEGIFRRSANVTLVKNIQQKYNSGEAVSFAEMEDVHLAAVILKTFLRELPEPLLTYQLYNDIVNFHNVDSSSQVSAIRGMLQTLPEENYASLKFLIQFLVLVSAQSEVNKMNNTNLAVVFGPNLLWGRDAAMTLSAIGPINNFTRALLDEHSQVFEP; encoded by the exons ATGGCTTCCGAGCTCCTCGTTGACCTTCGGGAAGACCCTGCGGCGGAGGAGACCCCAGCCAGTCCCCTCGATCAGCTGGAGGACGAGCAGTGGCTCCCAGATGAAATGAGCCTGAGCAAGTCTG aaacagacatcGCCAAACACCTGAAGGAAGAGTTGCACTTAAGCTGGGATGACCCGTACTACGACATCGCCCGGCATCAGATCGTCGAGGTGGCAG GTGATGATAACTATGGAAGGAAAGTGATTGTGTTCAGCGCCTGTCGGATGCCCCCATACCACGAGCTGGACCACCACAAGCTGCTGAT GTATCTGAAACACACCCTGGACCAGTATGTGGAGAGTGACTATACCCTGATCTACTTCCACCACGGCCTCACCAGCAAGAACAAGCCCTCGCTCAGCTGGCTCAGAGACGCCTACAGGGAGTTTGACAGAAA GTATAAGAAGAATATCAAGGCCCTGTACATTGTGCACCCCACCATGTTCATCAGGACTCTGCTCATCCTTTTCAAGCCACTCATCAG tttTAAGTTTGGGCGAAAGATCAATTACATCAACTACCTGAGTGAGCTGGAGGACATTGTGAAGTGTGACCAGCTGGTAATTCCGACCAGAGTCCGAGC CTACGATGAGAAGATTAAAGCCTCGCTGAAGGTCTCCACTCAGGTGCCTGCgtccccccctcctctgcttCCCCACCAGCAGTTTGgagtccctctgtctct GTTAAAAGAAAGAGATCCTGCGAAGGAGGCGGTTCCCCTAGTTATGCGAGAGACGATCAGCTACCTAACTGAACAAG gtctgcagacagagggCATATTCCGGAGGTCCGCCAACGTGACCCTTGTCAAGaatattcaacaaaaatataactCAG GGGAGGCGGTGAGCTTTGCGGAGATGGAGGATGTCCACCTCGCTGCCGTCATCCTCAAGACATTCCTGAGGGAGCTGCCTGAACCTCTCCTCACGTACCAGCTCTATAACGACATTGTCAACTTTCACA ATGTTGACAGCAGCTCCCAGGTCAGTGCTATCCGTGGCATGCTGCAGACGCTTCCAGAGGAGAACTACGCCTCGCTGAAGTTCCTCATTCAGTTCCTCGTGTTG GTGTCTGCACAGAGTGAGGTGAACAAGATGAACAACACCAACCTGGCGGTGGTGTTTGGGCCAAACCTGCTCTGGGGCCGAGATGCCGCCATGACGCTGAGCGCCATTGGGCCCATCAACAACTTCACCAGAGCCCTGCTGGACGAGCACAGCCAGGTCTTTGAGCCCTAA